GCAGCTTGAGACGCTGATCGACGAGACCGAGGCGCCGCTGGAAGTGTGGACCACGCTCGACCTGGGCATGCAGCGCGCCGCGGATGAGGCGATCCGCAAGAATGCGCCGGGCAATGCCCAGGGTGCGCTGGTCAGCCTCGACCGCGACGGCGCAGTGCGCGCGATGGTTGGCGGCAAGGATTATGTCGCGTCGATCTACAACCGCGCCACCCAGGCGACGCGCCAGCCGGGATCGGCGTTCAAGCTGTTCGTCTACCTCGCCGCGCTCGAGGCCGGGCATAAGGTCGATGACATGGTCGTCGACGAGCCGGTAACGATCAACGGCTGGACTCCGCGCAACAATTCGGGGCGCAATTCGGGCCAGATCACCATCCGCACCGCCTTCACCTATTCGATCAACACGATCGCGGCGAAGCTCGGCCAGGAAGCGGGCTTCGGCACTGTCGCGAACATGGCGCGCCGCTTCGGCATCACCACGCCGATCAACACCCAGCCGGCGATGGTGCTCGGTACGTCGAACGTGCGGCTGATCGACATGACCCGCGCCTTCGCCTCGGTGGGGCAGAAGGGCGTCGCAGTCACGCCGTATGGCATCACCCGGGTGACTGCGAACGGCAACGTCATCTACCAGCACGAAGTCGATAGCAGCCACGTCCTGGTCGCGCCCTATGTCGCCGCGCAGATGACCGACCTGCTGCAGACCGCCGTCGCCACCGGTACCGGTCGCGCCGCGCAGATCGGCCGTCCCGTGGCCGGCAAGACCGGCACGACCAGCTCGAACAAGGATGGCTGGTTCGTCGGTTTCTCCAGCGGGCTGACCACCGGCGTATGGATGGGCCGCGACGACGCCAAGGTCGTTCCCGGGCTGCAGGGCGGCACCGCCCCGGCCAAGGCCTTCGCCGCGTTCATGGGCAAGGCGGTCGCCAACCGGCCGGTCGAACAGTTCGAGACGCAGGTCACCTTGCCCGAATGGCAGCTCGAGCCCGAGGACAACGCCTATTACACCGCGCCCGACAACGGCATGTTCGTCGATGCCGACGGCAATCCGCTGCCCGAGAGCCAGCAGCCGCGCAGCGACGGGACCGAAGACCAGGTGCCCGCCGAAGAGAAGCTCGACCAGGACTGGATCGACCGGATGACCGGCAATCGCCCGCCGCCGCAGCAGCCCGAGACCGGCCGGGCGCCAACCCCGCGCGACGTTCCCCGGCTACCGCCGCAACAG
This genomic stretch from Sphingomonas sp. LM7 harbors:
- a CDS encoding transglycosylase domain-containing protein, coding for MASKKPKTSPRKSWWRSGSAWKKIGLWTLISGAAVGLLAVIALAIAVYSTRTSLPSYDELKSSPNGQMVRVHAADGTVLVSLGPSYGEWIKYDQIPQVMKDAIIAVEDRRFESHWGVDPWGLARAVRTGIANRGTGRRLQGASTITQQVARTIFLSNKYDFGRKMREAVLALAIERKFSKEQILELYLNKVYFGGGAYGIDAASRKFFGHPASNLSLAESAVIAGLVKAPSHYSPTADAEAAVSRASVVLDVMAETGKISRATAAATDPRTVKLAPEPRQNSVRYFTDWALPQLETLIDETEAPLEVWTTLDLGMQRAADEAIRKNAPGNAQGALVSLDRDGAVRAMVGGKDYVASIYNRATQATRQPGSAFKLFVYLAALEAGHKVDDMVVDEPVTINGWTPRNNSGRNSGQITIRTAFTYSINTIAAKLGQEAGFGTVANMARRFGITTPINTQPAMVLGTSNVRLIDMTRAFASVGQKGVAVTPYGITRVTANGNVIYQHEVDSSHVLVAPYVAAQMTDLLQTAVATGTGRAAQIGRPVAGKTGTTSSNKDGWFVGFSSGLTTGVWMGRDDAKVVPGLQGGTAPAKAFAAFMGKAVANRPVEQFETQVTLPEWQLEPEDNAYYTAPDNGMFVDADGNPLPESQQPRSDGTEDQVPAEEKLDQDWIDRMTGNRPPPQQPETGRAPTPRDVPRLPPQQPRQTAPQERAPRDNNEGF